Below is a window of Nitrospirota bacterium DNA.
AAAGGCACGGACTTCGGTAAAATAACCAATGAGCAGGTGGCAATGGTAGCATCATTAATTAACACAAGGCCCAGAAAATGTCTGGGCTACAAGACGCCCCTTGAAGTCGCATCTGTTGCACTTCGAGATTGAATGTAGGCAGAAGATTTTACATTACCGGGGAAGAAAGGGGGACAGAGAGGTAATTGATAGGTTATAATAGAAGTTGTGGGCAGGGTCATTGCCATAGCTAATCAGAAAGGGGGCGTTGGAAAAACCACAACCGCAGTTAATCTTTCAGCCTCCATTTCTCTTGCAGAAGAGGAGATCCTTCTTATAGACTCAGACCCTCAGGGAAATGCAACGAGTGGCTACGAGGCAGGGCGGACTCAAGGGCAGGCGAATCTCTATGATGTTTATGCAGGAAGATGCACCATAGAGCAGGCAATCATAAAAACCGCGGTGAATCACCTGAGTCTTATTCCATCCTCAGTAGACCTTCTTGGAGTCGAGATTGAGATTGTGGACAAGCAGGGAAGAGAAACACTGCTTTCTCAGATGATTTCATCCATAAGGGATAGATTCAGATATATCTTTATAGATTGTCCTCCATCTCTTGGGCTACTGACCCTAAATGCCATGGTTGCCGCAGACTCTGTGTTAGTGCCTGTTCAGTGCGAATATTATGCCCTCGAAGGGCTTGGAATGCTCACAAAGACATTGAGCCTCGTAAGGAAGTCTTTTAACCCATCGCTTTATATAGAGGGCTTGCTTTTGACTATGTACGATGGAAGAAACCTTCTTTCGTCACAGGTTGAAGAGGAGTTGAGAAAACACTTTGGCAAAAAGGTCTATAACACGGTAATCCCCCGAAATGTTACACTTGCAGAGGCACCAAGTCACGGAAAACCAGTCTTGCTTTATGATGCACGCTCAAGGGGTGCACAGAGCTATATTACGCTTGCAAAGGAGATTTTAAATGAAAATGGCATTAGGCAAAGGGCTTGATGCACTTATCCCAAAGTCTAAGGAAGAAATAGTCCTTCTCGATATAGAGCGTATCCTTCCGGGAAAAGAACAGCCAAGAAGAATCTTCAGGGAAGAGACCCTGAAGGAGCTTGCTTTATCCATAAAGGAAAAAGGCGTGCTTCAGCCCGTTATCGTAAGCAGAACTGGAGATGGCTCATTCGGCATTATAGCAGGAGAGCGAAGGCTGAGGGCATCGAGGCTTGCAGGGATTAAAAAAATCCCTGCCATGATAAGGGATACAACACCCGAGGATTCCCTCGAGGTCGCACTTATAGAGAACATCCAGAGGGAAGACCTTGGACCTATAGAGACTGCACAAGCATTTCAGAAACTAATGAAAGACTTCAATCTCACACAAGAGCAACTCTCGGAAAAGGTTGGTAAGGAAAGGGCAACTGTTGCAAACTATCTGAGACTCCTTAAACTCCCTGAAGAGGTTAAGGCACTTATAAACGATGACAAGCTCTCCATGGGCCATGCGAGGGCAATCCTTTCCCTCGATGAAAGACAGACTCAAATCAATGCCGCAAAGACAATACTAAAGAAAGGCTTAAGCGTAAGAGAGGCAGAGGTCCTAATTAAAAGGCTTTCCTCTGACAGAAAACCCTTTCGTAAGACTGCCCCGCGGGACCCACAGATTTCCTCGCTCGAGGAAAAACTCATCAGGAGCCTTGGAACTAAGGTAAGGCTGAGACACAAAGGCAAAAGAGGCAGTATAGAGATTGAATATTACTCCTTAGATGAGCTCGACAGGCTACTGGATATATTAATCCAATAAGCTTATTCCTCGCTTATCAATAGGCATTCTTTTTGCTTCTTTACTAGAGGAGTTTTATGGTGTAAGATTTATATAATCCTATATATTATAGGGCTCGGACTGAATATTAGTGCATTTGGTAAAGGGTGAAGTCACGCACAACTATTTAAGGGGCTGAGGGATATGACACAAGAAAACGGGGATGAGGCAAAAGAAAGAGATTTCTTTGGTACTGTGTTTAATTCCATTGGAGATGCAGTTGTTGTCATTAACAGGGATATGCGGATTGTCATGGCAAACAAAGCCTATTGGGAGCAGGAAAAGCTCCCTGTCAATAGCGTGTTGGGCAGGCATTGCTATGAGGTATCTCATGGCTTTCAAAGACCCTGCCCTGAGATAAAACCTGAATGTGAATGCCCGGTTAAGGAGACATTTGAAACAGGAGAGCCTTCAAAGGCAGTCCATACTCATAAAGACAAAGACGGCAATGAAGTTTATGTCTCGATAAGGTCATATCCAATAAAAAACAGCTCCGGAGAGGTCACTGAGATAGTTGAAATCCTAAATGACATAACCGAAAGAAAAAATACAAACGACGAGCTCGGAAAAAAGGTAAAAGAGCTTGAGGACTTCTATGAAATGGCAGTTGGAAGAGAGATGAAGATGACTGAGCTTAAATATGAGATTGAAAAACTAAAGCAGGAGCTTAAGAGGCTTAAAGGTGAGAAATGAAAGGCAGAGAGCCTCTTCAAAGACTGGCAGTTTATGTCTCCCTCATGGGCTGGGTCATCCTCCTATTGTATGTCTTAGTCGTCTATGTGCACGGGCAAAGGCAATTCTCCCAGTTTGTTGAGGAGTTCCTTTCTTCGGAGCTTATGGGATTCAGGTTCAGGGCATTGATACTTTTTGCCCCGTTTTTAACGACTATCATGGGCTATCTTATTAGTGAAAGGGTGAAGTTCGTCAAAAAGACACTTGAGATCGAGGGGAAATTAGAAAGGGCACTTACTAACTGGAGAGAGACATTTGATTCCATGCCTTATGGAGTCATGGTTATTGACAGTGATTCCAATATCCTCAAGGCAAACGAATATATCGCAAGACTTTACTCCTTGCCGGTTAAAGAGCTTATAGGAAGGAAATGCTATCAGGTTGTTCATGGAAGAGAATCCGAGATAAAAGGCTGTCCATTGAAGGTCTCCCTTAAGACACTGGAAACCGAAAGCCTCGAATATTACGATAAAAGGCTTAACCTTTGGTTTCTACTTCACTCAACTCCCTTGGTAAGCGATGAAGGCATTGCTTATGTGCATTCGATTGTTGACATTACAGAGCTTAAGGATAAGGAAAAAAGACTCATAGAGGGCAAGTCAGCGTTCTTTAACATGCTTAAGGACCTCGATGTCTCTTATAAGGAATTGAAACTTCTCTTTGATGGTCTGGTATTTGCCTTTGTAGATGTGATTGATGCAAAAAGCCCATGGACAAAGGGACACTCAGAAAGGGTAACTTTATACGCCGTGGCAATAGCAAAAGAGATGGAGCTTTCCGAAAAAGACATAGAGACTTTGAGGATAGCCTCTATACTTCATGACATAGGAAAGATAGGGACATATGATAAAATCTTAGAAAAACCCGATAAGCTAACAGAGGAGGAGTTTAATCTCGTAAAACAACATCCTAAAAAAGGCTCAGAACTCTTAAGGCATATAAAACCTCTTGAGGATGTTATACCAATCATCAGGCATCACCATGAAAAACTTGACGGCT
It encodes the following:
- a CDS encoding AAA family ATPase, translated to MGRVIAIANQKGGVGKTTTAVNLSASISLAEEEILLIDSDPQGNATSGYEAGRTQGQANLYDVYAGRCTIEQAIIKTAVNHLSLIPSSVDLLGVEIEIVDKQGRETLLSQMISSIRDRFRYIFIDCPPSLGLLTLNAMVAADSVLVPVQCEYYALEGLGMLTKTLSLVRKSFNPSLYIEGLLLTMYDGRNLLSSQVEEELRKHFGKKVYNTVIPRNVTLAEAPSHGKPVLLYDARSRGAQSYITLAKEILNENGIRQRA
- a CDS encoding ParB/RepB/Spo0J family partition protein → MKMALGKGLDALIPKSKEEIVLLDIERILPGKEQPRRIFREETLKELALSIKEKGVLQPVIVSRTGDGSFGIIAGERRLRASRLAGIKKIPAMIRDTTPEDSLEVALIENIQREDLGPIETAQAFQKLMKDFNLTQEQLSEKVGKERATVANYLRLLKLPEEVKALINDDKLSMGHARAILSLDERQTQINAAKTILKKGLSVREAEVLIKRLSSDRKPFRKTAPRDPQISSLEEKLIRSLGTKVRLRHKGKRGSIEIEYYSLDELDRLLDILIQ
- a CDS encoding PAS domain-containing protein, giving the protein MTQENGDEAKERDFFGTVFNSIGDAVVVINRDMRIVMANKAYWEQEKLPVNSVLGRHCYEVSHGFQRPCPEIKPECECPVKETFETGEPSKAVHTHKDKDGNEVYVSIRSYPIKNSSGEVTEIVEILNDITERKNTNDELGKKVKELEDFYEMAVGREMKMTELKYEIEKLKQELKRLKGEK
- a CDS encoding HD domain-containing protein; translated protein: MKGREPLQRLAVYVSLMGWVILLLYVLVVYVHGQRQFSQFVEEFLSSELMGFRFRALILFAPFLTTIMGYLISERVKFVKKTLEIEGKLERALTNWRETFDSMPYGVMVIDSDSNILKANEYIARLYSLPVKELIGRKCYQVVHGRESEIKGCPLKVSLKTLETESLEYYDKRLNLWFLLHSTPLVSDEGIAYVHSIVDITELKDKEKRLIEGKSAFFNMLKDLDVSYKELKLLFDGLVFAFVDVIDAKSPWTKGHSERVTLYAVAIAKEMELSEKDIETLRIASILHDIGKIGTYDKILEKPDKLTEEEFNLVKQHPKKGSELLRHIKPLEDVIPIIRHHHEKLDGSGYVDGLKGDEIPLLSRIVCVSDSYDSMTSDRPYRPAPGKGYAISELKRCSGTQFDPIVVSAFIKILS